The proteins below are encoded in one region of bacterium:
- a CDS encoding glycosyltransferase family 4 protein: MKILILATRYLGLGGAEAYTRMFAEAAAASGAQVEVLSFLGGDVPDRGSAVRYLGHAASRSTAPAQARFVADVLRRGRGYDLFVCSHVAVAPIGLILHRLFGTPYVVFAHGIEVWGSLGPRRRVALRRAARVVAVSRFTARALVREHGVAEDRVVVIYPAVDPAMLRRALEEPDAPPSHTGVTLLTVARLSAQERYKGCDAVIAALPDVIAAAGPVRYAIVGDGDDRPRLEVVARDRGVADAVRFAGRVPADGLAAWYRDCDVFVMPSVAELRPGGWAGEGFGIVYLEAAAFRRPVIAGAGGGAPEAVQDGTTGVVVDGRDVRAVAAAIAGLARDAALRTSMGDAGRRWVLERFTFDRLQEEVGAAVRLASATRAR; encoded by the coding sequence ATGAAGATCCTGATTCTCGCCACGAGATACCTGGGTCTCGGCGGAGCGGAAGCGTACACGCGGATGTTCGCGGAAGCCGCCGCGGCGTCCGGCGCCCAGGTCGAGGTCTTGTCCTTTCTCGGTGGAGACGTCCCCGACCGCGGTTCGGCGGTGCGGTACCTGGGACATGCGGCGAGCCGTTCCACTGCGCCGGCACAGGCGCGGTTCGTGGCGGATGTCCTCCGACGCGGCCGCGGGTACGACCTCTTCGTGTGCAGCCACGTCGCCGTCGCCCCCATCGGCTTGATCCTGCACCGGTTGTTCGGGACGCCGTATGTCGTGTTCGCACACGGTATCGAGGTGTGGGGGTCGCTCGGACCGCGCCGGCGGGTGGCGCTGCGGCGCGCGGCGCGGGTGGTCGCGGTGAGCCGATTCACGGCTCGCGCGCTCGTCCGCGAGCACGGCGTCGCCGAAGACCGGGTGGTGGTGATCTACCCGGCGGTCGATCCCGCGATGCTGCGGCGGGCGTTGGAGGAGCCCGACGCGCCGCCGAGCCACACCGGGGTCACGCTGCTCACGGTCGCGCGGCTCTCGGCGCAGGAGCGGTACAAGGGGTGCGATGCGGTGATCGCGGCGCTTCCGGACGTCATCGCCGCCGCCGGGCCGGTGCGTTATGCGATCGTCGGCGACGGCGACGACCGGCCTCGTCTCGAGGTAGTCGCACGCGACCGCGGCGTGGCGGACGCCGTACGCTTCGCGGGCCGCGTGCCGGCGGACGGTCTTGCGGCATGGTACCGTGATTGCGATGTGTTCGTGATGCCGTCGGTCGCGGAGTTGCGTCCGGGCGGCTGGGCCGGCGAGGGGTTCGGGATCGTGTATCTCGAGGCGGCCGCGTTTCGGAGGCCCGTGATCGCGGGCGCGGGCGGTGGTGCGCCGGAGGCCGTGCAGGACGGCACGACCGGCGTCGTCGTGGACGGCCGCGATGTGCGTGCCGTGGCAGCGGCGATTGCCGGCTTGGCACGCGACGCCGCGCTCCGCACAAGCATGGGCGACGCCGGCCGTCGCTGGGTCCTGGAGCGG
- the asnB gene encoding asparagine synthase (glutamine-hydrolyzing): MCGICGIYQERGGHPDPLRSAATRMAASLAHRGPDDEGVWADPAGRVALGNRRLAIIDLSPAGHQPMLAADGDVAVTYNGEIYNFQELRQELEREGRRFVGHSDTEVMLALYLRDGIDMVRRLRGMFAIALWDGRTRRLTLARDRLGIKPLYYTRREGQWLFASEIRAIRAVLPGPLPVDPVAVAAFLRLGSVPGPLTAFEGVHELPPATTLVLAEGEAERVPRPYWQVPAPDPGLPDAAACAGELREHLLDAVTRHLVSDRPVGVFLSGGLDSGAIVAAMREAGHARVRTFSITFPEAEFDEGADAARVAVRYETEHTARMVSGQDLADDLDRIIGAMDQPSVDGVNTYYVSEVTRRSGTVVALSGLGGDELFGGYSSFRQLPRLLAWQRAAGRIPFVRPLVASALGAVRSPRSAKLREGLGMPPTVRSTYLVIRGLLSQDETSDLLRPGAVREACGHLDAAAALGAFAADVPDDPVAATSVLELRGYMHNQLLRDTDVMSMAHSLEVRVPFLDHPLVEFAARLPGRLRVNGHPPKWLLLRALGDWLPPEVGRSKRGFTFPIGEWLRGPLRRQVDETLGGGAGLFRPDAVGRLRARFEAGHSHWSRLWALVVLARWLRGVDSRELAA, translated from the coding sequence ATGTGCGGCATCTGCGGGATCTACCAGGAGCGCGGAGGCCACCCCGATCCTCTGAGGTCGGCCGCCACGCGCATGGCCGCGTCGCTCGCGCACCGGGGCCCGGACGACGAGGGTGTCTGGGCGGATCCGGCGGGGCGGGTGGCGCTGGGAAACCGCCGCCTCGCGATCATCGACCTGTCGCCGGCCGGTCACCAGCCGATGCTGGCCGCGGACGGCGACGTGGCCGTGACCTACAACGGAGAGATCTACAACTTCCAGGAACTGCGCCAGGAATTGGAGCGGGAAGGGCGCCGGTTCGTCGGGCACTCGGACACGGAGGTCATGCTTGCCCTGTACCTCCGCGACGGGATCGACATGGTGCGCCGGTTGCGGGGGATGTTTGCGATCGCGCTGTGGGACGGGCGCACGCGGCGGCTGACCCTCGCGCGCGACCGTTTGGGGATCAAGCCGCTCTACTACACGCGCCGCGAGGGGCAATGGCTGTTCGCCTCGGAGATCCGGGCGATTCGCGCCGTCCTGCCCGGACCCCTCCCGGTCGATCCCGTGGCGGTGGCGGCGTTTCTCCGCCTCGGGTCCGTGCCGGGCCCGCTTACGGCGTTCGAAGGCGTGCACGAACTGCCGCCCGCGACCACGCTGGTGCTGGCCGAGGGCGAGGCCGAACGCGTCCCGCGGCCGTACTGGCAGGTCCCGGCCCCCGACCCGGGCTTGCCAGACGCGGCGGCATGCGCCGGGGAGCTCCGGGAACACCTCCTCGACGCCGTCACGCGGCACCTCGTCAGTGATCGTCCCGTGGGCGTGTTCCTGAGTGGCGGGCTCGATTCGGGCGCAATCGTCGCGGCGATGCGCGAGGCCGGGCACGCACGGGTTCGCACGTTCTCGATCACATTTCCCGAAGCCGAGTTCGACGAGGGGGCGGACGCCGCGCGCGTCGCCGTCCGGTACGAGACCGAGCACACCGCTCGAATGGTGTCCGGCCAGGATCTCGCGGACGACCTGGACCGCATCATCGGCGCGATGGACCAGCCGAGCGTGGACGGCGTCAATACCTACTACGTCTCCGAGGTGACCCGTCGCTCCGGTACGGTCGTGGCGCTTTCGGGACTCGGAGGCGACGAGCTGTTCGGCGGGTACTCGTCGTTCCGGCAGCTGCCCAGGCTGCTCGCCTGGCAACGCGCCGCGGGGCGCATTCCCTTTGTGAGGCCGCTTGTGGCGTCCGCGCTCGGCGCGGTTCGGTCCCCGCGCTCCGCGAAGCTGCGGGAGGGTCTCGGCATGCCGCCGACGGTCCGGTCCACGTATCTCGTGATCCGGGGCCTGCTCAGCCAGGATGAGACGAGCGACTTGCTGCGCCCGGGGGCCGTGCGCGAGGCGTGCGGGCACCTCGACGCCGCCGCGGCGCTCGGGGCGTTTGCGGCGGACGTGCCGGACGATCCCGTGGCGGCGACGAGCGTGCTCGAGTTGCGCGGCTACATGCACAATCAGCTGCTCCGGGACACCGACGTGATGAGCATGGCGCACAGCCTCGAGGTCCGCGTGCCGTTTCTGGACCACCCCCTCGTCGAATTTGCGGCACGGCTCCCCGGTCGCCTTCGCGTGAACGGGCATCCACCGAAGTGGCTGCTCCTGCGCGCCCTGGGCGACTGGCTGCCGCCCGAGGTCGGCCGGTCGAAGCGCGGATTTACGTTTCCGATCGGGGAGTGGCTGCGGGGGCCGCTGCGCAGGCAGGTCGACGAGACGCTCGGCGGCGGTGCGGGCCTGTTCCGGCCCGACGCTGTCGGACGCTTGCGCGCGCGCTTCGAGGCCGGCCACAGCCACTGGTCCCGTCTCTGGGCGCTCGTAGTGCTCGCGCGGTGGCTGCGCGGCGTCGACTCCCGCGAGTTGGCTGCGTGA
- a CDS encoding UDP-glucose/GDP-mannose dehydrogenase family protein — MRLSVIGTGYVGLVAAVCFADLGHDVIGVDRDAERIRALQAGRSPIFEPGLEELLARGAERKRLRFTTDTAEAVRESEVIFITVGTPSLESGDADVTAVAAVAETIAESLRDYRLIVEKSTVPVRTGERIRDQIQLLTGGTVPFDIASNPEFTREGSAIYDFMHPDRIVIGVQSERAERLLREVYRPFDCPLLVANLATAELIKHASNAFLAMKISYINAVANVCERVGADVRMVAEGMGHDDRIGRAFLNAGVGYGGSCFPKDVAAFVRIAHEAGYEFRLLEEVARVNETQRDLLVRHLKDALWVLANRIVTVFGLAYKPNTDDMRDAPSVPVIERLVREGAQVRACDPVAEANARRLLPDIAYYADPYEAARGSDAVVLMTEWDEFRKVDLARLREIVRRPVLIDGRNLFDPEQARALGFHYVGMGR, encoded by the coding sequence ATGCGACTGAGCGTGATCGGAACGGGATACGTCGGGTTGGTGGCGGCCGTGTGCTTCGCCGATCTCGGCCACGACGTGATTGGGGTGGACCGCGACGCCGAACGGATTCGCGCGCTTCAGGCGGGGCGGTCTCCGATCTTCGAGCCCGGGCTCGAGGAGTTGCTCGCGCGCGGCGCCGAGAGGAAGCGCCTCCGGTTCACGACCGACACCGCGGAGGCCGTGCGCGAGTCCGAGGTGATCTTCATCACCGTCGGGACGCCGTCGCTGGAGAGCGGGGACGCCGACGTCACCGCCGTGGCGGCGGTCGCCGAGACGATCGCGGAGTCGCTACGTGACTACCGGCTGATCGTCGAGAAGAGTACGGTGCCGGTACGAACCGGGGAGCGCATCCGGGACCAGATCCAACTGCTGACCGGCGGGACCGTGCCGTTCGACATCGCCTCCAACCCGGAGTTCACGCGGGAAGGGTCGGCGATCTACGACTTCATGCACCCCGACCGGATTGTGATCGGCGTCCAGAGCGAGCGCGCCGAGCGGCTGCTCCGTGAGGTCTACCGCCCGTTCGACTGCCCGCTCCTCGTCGCGAACTTGGCCACCGCGGAGCTGATCAAGCACGCGAGCAATGCGTTCCTGGCGATGAAGATCTCGTACATCAACGCGGTGGCGAACGTGTGCGAGCGGGTCGGCGCCGACGTCCGCATGGTCGCGGAGGGGATGGGCCACGACGACCGGATCGGCCGCGCCTTCCTGAACGCCGGGGTGGGGTACGGCGGATCGTGCTTTCCCAAGGACGTCGCCGCGTTCGTGCGGATCGCACACGAGGCGGGCTACGAGTTCCGCCTGCTGGAAGAGGTCGCCAGGGTGAACGAGACGCAGCGAGACCTTCTGGTCCGCCACCTCAAGGACGCGCTGTGGGTGCTCGCGAATCGCATCGTGACGGTGTTTGGCTTGGCTTACAAGCCCAACACCGACGATATGCGGGACGCCCCGTCCGTGCCGGTGATCGAACGCTTGGTGCGGGAGGGCGCGCAGGTCCGGGCATGCGATCCGGTCGCCGAGGCCAACGCGCGCCGCCTCCTGCCGGACATCGCCTACTATGCCGATCCGTATGAGGCCGCCCGGGGAAGCGACGCCGTCGTGCTCATGACGGAGTGGGACGAGTTCCGGAAGGTCGACCTCGCACGTCTGCGCGAGATCGTGCGGCGTCCGGTGCTGATCGACGGCCGAAACCTCTTCGATCCCGAACAGGCGCGGGCACTCGGGTTTCACTACGTTGGGATGGGCCGATGA
- a CDS encoding UDP-glucuronic acid decarboxylase family protein translates to MRVVLTGGAGFVGSHLCDRLLADGAHVLCVDNLLTGRAENLAHIADPRFEFRQHDITTPIEVPGPVDCVLHFASAASPVDYLTHPIKTLKAGALGTWITLGLARAKGARFLLASTSEVYGDPEVSPQPETYWGNVNPVGPRGCYDESKRFAEAMAMAYHRYHGVNTAIARIFNSYGPRIRPDDGRVVPTLLTQAMRGEPLTVYGDGSQTRSFCYITDLIDGIVRLLRSDLHDPVNLGNPEEITVLEFARKVIAMTRSRSEIVYRPLPQDDPMQRRPDITRAKTLLGWEPRISLREGLERTLEWFAARTGGRS, encoded by the coding sequence ATGAGGGTCGTCCTCACCGGCGGCGCGGGCTTCGTCGGGTCGCACCTGTGCGACCGGCTGCTGGCGGACGGCGCGCACGTGCTCTGCGTGGACAATCTCCTTACCGGACGGGCGGAGAATCTTGCCCACATCGCCGACCCCCGATTCGAGTTCCGGCAGCACGACATCACGACGCCGATCGAGGTGCCGGGGCCGGTCGATTGCGTCCTTCACTTCGCCAGCGCGGCGAGCCCCGTGGACTACTTGACCCACCCGATCAAGACGCTCAAGGCCGGCGCGCTCGGGACCTGGATCACGTTGGGGCTGGCGCGCGCCAAGGGCGCCCGGTTTCTCCTGGCATCCACCTCGGAGGTGTACGGCGACCCCGAGGTGTCTCCGCAGCCCGAGACCTACTGGGGGAACGTCAACCCGGTCGGACCGCGCGGGTGCTACGATGAGTCGAAGCGGTTCGCGGAGGCGATGGCGATGGCGTACCATCGTTATCACGGCGTCAATACCGCGATCGCGAGGATTTTTAATTCCTACGGCCCTCGGATTCGCCCGGACGACGGACGGGTGGTCCCCACACTGCTCACGCAAGCGATGCGCGGCGAGCCGCTGACCGTCTACGGGGACGGCAGCCAGACGCGGAGTTTCTGTTACATCACCGATTTGATTGACGGCATCGTGCGCCTGCTTCGCTCCGACCTGCACGACCCCGTCAACCTCGGGAATCCCGAGGAGATCACCGTGCTCGAGTTTGCGCGAAAGGTGATCGCGATGACCCGTAGCCGAAGCGAGATCGTGTACCGGCCGCTCCCCCAGGACGATCCGATGCAGCGCCGTCCCGACATCACACGGGCGAAGACGCTGCTCGGATGGGAGCCCAGGATCTCACTGCGGGAGGGGCTCGAGCGTACGCTGGAATGGTTTGCCGCACGTACGGGAGGCCGGTCGTAA
- a CDS encoding O-antigen ligase family protein, whose amino-acid sequence MTVDLNRPTTVPMRLPGHAGAFTAYVRWAGVAIAAFFAAGYSTIGFALLFFGQLWSLARRQTWLWGATAVDLPLAVFGAVLLASAAMSPYRSLALGVTLMLIISGAVYFGGLTWLLRRDPGVRRTLLRVWAMGSAVTALAGLAYSATHHLRLNHGPIVPDRAQIFHGVGPNGLGTTMLLGSVLALGLAFRARGRWRLLWLAAAVLGFAALLASASRASLVGWVAAVIYLVWKELRTRPRLAVMILGVGLAALVLIVTASPQLMSRVRYTMSDVTGNRVRIWETSLQMIAARPLLGTGFGTFETAYDQRKDPSMSSEPFAFNMGLNLAVETGLLGLLAACWVGLVAVREWFRTGRRAPPGGDPLRAVVGALWIGLLVDQLADNTLFSISTSAGLWLLLALVVSPAPPSVGATSPDAGGRGPVGAPAPGTTAARTGITGRLAFAVFTFGPTMLFFFLPPLFYRVPMIAYLNHDRSIYVAARDVVQALAVCAAWFGVALAIVLWPGRARAAAREWTPSVVWIAFVVFSLVGGAIALVHEVIALPAAIEDFVHQLSLMPALAVILGVYLLRQPRSPQAPRRVVAVWVLLALDLAVSVLTPLALAKVAPAAFTIVMLLYGMCVLGVPWRRLAFAAVAMTLVVAAAFPAKEYLRARFYGTDAYQRLGFLSHHPQQPATQPSGAPTAAAAAQAYAQKMAVYDVYEGGLRFHRAPGALGDLEYLAWRGLNRINRLADLAYVVQETPSAVPFARGATYVPLISKFVPRVFWKDKPGEDAGQFYGHRYEFLDPTDTTHSDNLPMVTEGWVNGGWTGVVLSAAFVGIILRGIWTYWVGEHAAPGNLLIGAVIVATAVDGESNLSLMVGGVIHALVVYWAITAIAERWGRRRDRRVVARTET is encoded by the coding sequence GTGACGGTCGATCTCAACCGGCCGACCACCGTGCCGATGCGCCTTCCGGGTCACGCCGGCGCGTTCACGGCCTACGTGCGCTGGGCCGGGGTGGCCATTGCCGCGTTCTTTGCCGCCGGGTACTCTACGATCGGGTTTGCCCTGCTCTTCTTCGGCCAGTTGTGGAGCCTCGCCCGCCGGCAGACATGGCTGTGGGGGGCGACCGCGGTGGACCTGCCGCTTGCGGTGTTCGGCGCGGTCCTGCTGGCGTCCGCGGCGATGTCGCCGTATCGATCGCTCGCGCTCGGTGTGACCCTGATGCTGATCATCTCCGGCGCCGTGTACTTCGGCGGACTCACGTGGCTGTTGCGTCGCGACCCCGGGGTGCGCCGCACACTGCTGCGCGTGTGGGCGATGGGGTCCGCCGTCACGGCGCTCGCGGGCCTCGCCTACAGCGCCACCCACCACCTTCGCCTCAACCACGGCCCGATCGTCCCCGACCGCGCGCAGATTTTCCACGGCGTCGGGCCGAACGGGCTGGGCACGACGATGCTGCTCGGAAGCGTGCTCGCGCTCGGTCTCGCGTTTCGGGCGCGCGGCCGCTGGCGGCTGCTCTGGCTCGCCGCGGCCGTCCTCGGCTTTGCCGCGCTGCTTGCGAGCGCATCGCGAGCTTCGCTGGTTGGGTGGGTCGCGGCGGTCATCTATCTGGTGTGGAAGGAGCTGCGGACGCGACCGCGCCTCGCGGTGATGATTCTCGGCGTGGGGCTCGCGGCGCTGGTCCTCATCGTGACGGCGTCCCCCCAACTGATGTCCCGCGTCCGATACACGATGAGCGACGTCACCGGAAACCGGGTGCGCATCTGGGAGACGTCCCTGCAGATGATCGCCGCGCGCCCGCTGCTCGGGACCGGCTTTGGCACGTTCGAGACCGCCTACGACCAGCGCAAGGATCCCTCGATGAGCTCCGAACCGTTCGCCTTCAACATGGGCCTCAATCTCGCCGTGGAGACCGGCCTCCTTGGCCTGCTTGCCGCCTGCTGGGTGGGGCTCGTTGCCGTGCGCGAATGGTTTCGCACCGGGCGACGCGCGCCGCCGGGGGGGGATCCGCTTCGCGCGGTCGTCGGCGCGCTGTGGATCGGCCTCCTGGTGGATCAACTGGCGGACAACACGCTCTTCTCCATCAGTACGAGCGCCGGACTGTGGCTGCTGTTGGCGCTGGTCGTGAGTCCCGCGCCCCCGTCAGTTGGCGCGACTTCGCCCGACGCTGGCGGCCGGGGACCCGTCGGTGCCCCTGCGCCCGGCACCACGGCGGCCCGGACGGGGATCACGGGGCGGTTGGCGTTCGCCGTCTTCACGTTCGGGCCAACGATGTTGTTCTTCTTTCTCCCGCCGCTGTTCTACCGCGTGCCGATGATCGCCTATCTCAACCACGACCGGTCGATCTACGTCGCCGCGCGCGACGTTGTGCAGGCGCTGGCGGTGTGCGCCGCCTGGTTCGGCGTCGCGCTCGCGATCGTGCTGTGGCCCGGACGGGCCCGGGCGGCCGCGCGCGAATGGACGCCGTCCGTCGTGTGGATCGCGTTCGTCGTGTTCTCGCTGGTGGGCGGCGCGATCGCTCTGGTCCACGAAGTGATCGCCCTGCCGGCGGCGATCGAGGATTTTGTGCACCAACTTTCCCTCATGCCCGCGCTCGCCGTGATCCTCGGTGTCTACCTGTTGCGGCAACCGCGATCCCCACAGGCGCCCCGGCGGGTCGTGGCCGTGTGGGTGCTGCTCGCCCTCGATCTCGCCGTCTCGGTGCTGACGCCGTTGGCGCTCGCAAAGGTGGCGCCGGCTGCGTTCACGATCGTGATGCTCCTGTACGGCATGTGTGTGCTCGGCGTTCCGTGGCGCCGGCTGGCGTTCGCCGCAGTCGCGATGACGCTCGTGGTTGCCGCGGCGTTCCCGGCGAAAGAATACCTGCGGGCGCGCTTCTACGGTACGGACGCTTACCAGCGCCTCGGCTTTCTGTCGCACCACCCGCAGCAGCCGGCGACCCAGCCGTCCGGCGCGCCGACCGCCGCCGCGGCCGCGCAAGCGTACGCGCAGAAGATGGCCGTATACGACGTCTACGAGGGCGGCCTGCGGTTTCACCGCGCACCGGGCGCGCTCGGCGATCTCGAATACCTCGCGTGGCGAGGCCTGAACCGGATCAACCGTCTTGCGGATCTTGCCTACGTGGTGCAGGAGACGCCCAGCGCCGTGCCGTTCGCTCGCGGCGCGACGTACGTGCCTCTCATAAGCAAGTTTGTTCCGAGGGTATTTTGGAAAGACAAGCCCGGAGAGGACGCTGGGCAGTTCTACGGCCACCGGTACGAGTTCCTCGACCCGACGGATACCACCCATAGCGACAACCTCCCGATGGTCACCGAGGGATGGGTCAATGGAGGGTGGACCGGCGTGGTCCTCTCTGCCGCGTTCGTGGGCATCATCCTGCGAGGCATCTGGACCTACTGGGTCGGGGAGCACGCGGCGCCCGGCAACCTGCTCATCGGCGCCGTCATCGTCGCGACCGCCGTGGACGGGGAGTCGAACCTGAGCCTGATGGTCGGCGGCGTCATCCACGCGCTCGTTGTGTACTGGGCCATCACGGCGATCGCGGAGCGCTGGGGACGGCGGCGGGATCGACGAGTTGTCGCGAGGACCGAGACCTGA